Within Pseudomonas brassicacearum, the genomic segment ATTTCGTCTTTCGAAGCCCATTGGAATTTCTTCAGGAACGCGACCACTTCCGGCGCCTTGGCCTCCAGCTCTTTGCTGCCGATGCTGTTCACAGTTTCAGCCGCGCCATAGATGCCTTTCGGGTCTTCCAAAAAGCGCAGTTTCCACTTGGCGAACATCCAGTGCGGCACCCAACCGGTGACGGCGATGGATTCGTTTTTCTTCTCGGCACGGGTCAGCTCGGCGATCATGCCGGCACCGGAACTGGCCTTGAGTTGATAGCCGGTCAGGTCGTAATCCTTGATTGCCTGTTCGGTCTTGAGCATCACACCTGAACCGGCGTCGATGCCAACGATGCGCTTCTTGAAGGAGTCGTCGGTTTTCAGATCCTCGATCGACTTGGCCTTGACGTACTCCGGCACGATCAGGCCGATTTTTGCGTCCTTGAAATTGGGGCCGTAGTCGACCACCTGGTCCTTGTTCTTCGTCCAATAGTCGCCGTGAGTCACCGGCAGCCAGGCCGAAAGCATCGCGTCGAGTTTACCGGTGGCCACGCCCTGCCACATGATCCCGGTCGCGACCGCTTGCAGCTTCACGTCGTAGCCAAGCTTCTGCTGGATGACTTCGGCGGCCACGTGAGTGGTCGCGACACTGTCGGACCAGCCGTCAACGTAACCGATGCTCAAGGTTTTGTTTTCGGCACTGGCCAAGGTGGAGCTGATCGCCAGCACCAGTGCGGCACCTGCGCCCAAGAGTCGTCGCATCTTCATCGTTACTTCCCCGAAAGTGCTGCGCCCGGCGGATGTCGGGCAGCGTGAACGTATTGTTATGGTGCACAGCGCCCCCATCACGCTCGCCTGCAAACCGGTTCGAACGCCAGTGGAGTACTGACTCGTTGATCATCAACCTGCGCTGATCTGGAACCTGCTCTGCCTGCGACGTTGAAGCAACGAGAAACGACATCAGAAAGCCATTAACTGCGTTCGAGAAAGTACTCTAGGGAAAAGATGCGGTCTGTGGTATCGCGAAGCTGAGTGCGGGTTGCCAGGAGCAGGGTTTGGCGAGCCGGCCGGCCAAGCTATAAAAAGCCTGCTCCCATGCTGAGGAGCAGGCATTGCGATAGGTGAGCAACAACTGGCCACTGATTAATGACTTAGTATCACCCGACGAGGTACGGATACTGTCCGGTACGTCTTTTTAGGGTGATACCTCTGCCACGCCGGCAAGTTGAAAAATTCAGACTGCGGCACCTCTCGATTCGCTAAAAAAAACCTCGCATTTTTTTGCACTTCTGGGGTACCCCGGCGCCTGTACAAATACCTGATTTCAGAAGCTGTAACGCTGGTCCCGGCATCTGGCTTTTTCGAAACGATATCATCCAAAGTCTCCATCAGACCGTCGATTGCAAAAAGCACCTGTTTGTTGCGCTGAAAAATTTGAAACTCCAACCCCGCCTTACTTGAGCGACGCCACATAGGAACATTTATCTGAAAAAAGTTTCCAACCCCTTTCTCATCCTTCTGAAAATACCGATTTGTCATTGCAAATTTCTTATAAGCAATACCACGATGAAAATCAATCAATTCCGCCTTGATTTGGTCATTCGTATTATAAACACCTGCCGTCACCGTCGGCCCAAACGCTGCGTCGGTCAAATCATTCTGTTTTAACACGTTGCGTTTTTTTTCAACCGAGAATTTTCCGAGTTTTCTATTCCAAGACACCTCCCATGAAAACTCCTTGAATCCAGCCCTATTCAAAGCTTTCAGAGCAAAGTCACGAGGCTCACGCAACCCAAACAAGATATCGCCCGACTCAAAAGTAGCTACCAACTTAGCGTAGTCCTGACTATCCTCGTTCACAGAGACCAACTGTAATCCCTGATCATCAAAAAACGTTACAGGATTATTTGCAACCATCCGGTACAAATTCAAGCCATCCGCTACCCCATCCGGATCCGGGCTCAGCCATTGACACCACCAAGGCATGTAATATCTAAATCCGTAATAATATAATCCGGTCGAGTCCAACTCCTTGCCTGAATAGCGCATTGTCTTGCTGTTCGCCTTAACCCTATCGCTTCCCGCCCACCAAGCTGTACAACCGTAGCTGTAAAAAACCTCCTCGCTTATTATCGCTCCATCGTCATCCAACTCGATGCAGTTTGACCCAACCAGATCAATCAGCGAGTATCGACAATAAATTATATCTTGCCCGTTCCGCTGATCGACTCGCTGTACCATACGAATATCACATAGCCCCGCTGCTGCGCTGACGACATCTATTTCCTCATCAAGACCGGATCGAATTTCCAGCGTGTCCAAATAACGCGTTTCCGAGCGATTCCTTAACTGCCCAGTTGCTACCGATCCGATTTTTCTTCGCCGTTGCCCCCTATCATCGTAGACATAAATTTCCGAGTCATTTGCCGAGCCTAAATGGCTCGTCCGCTGGAATTTTTTAAGCTGATTTCGCTCATCCCATCCCAGCGTTTGCCCAGGAAACAGCAGACGCTTATTACCGTTCAAGTCATGCGCCAAAGCGATCTCTTCTTCAGTCGGCAATTCTCCGTCGATTTTTTCAGAGAGCGAGCGATTACTATATTTCGATACGCCCATCCGTTGAGTGCGGCTTCCCAGCGCCGCACAACGAAGCAGCTTTACAAGATTACCACCCGAGTCGTAGCTAAAAACCTCAGTGTAATTTTCCAACTGACTCGGATCAGCTGGAGATTGAAAGTCAGGAAAACAAGACCCGACA encodes:
- a CDS encoding RHS repeat-associated core domain-containing protein: MHSRTPTLTVFDSRRLTVRSTAYHRTAAADPLEKRVTYQVNNCAGRSIKQYDPRLFKLMELEPDISPNIQNVYSLSGQALLINSVDAGIRLYLSGVAGQQCHRWDSNFTHVKVEYDNQLRPVKESVKQIDEGPRNSIFYSYGGSDEAFVRFNQGGRIIRVDDGAGTVFSRSYSLQGDRLESTRHFLDSIEQPHWPALESERDQLHEKGEGSTTLSLYNAVSQLVCEIDARKHVRLFEYTVGGQLAGIRLIMQPDGPVKKVVGDVLYNAANKVVQQTLANGVVCSAVYCPIDGRLEELKSYRPERCTLQHLIYRYDRVGNIISIEDRALPVRYFRNQKIEPVRTFCYDTLYQLICATGWQVIGGGVGSCFPDFQSPADPSQLENYTEVFSYDSGGNLVKLLRCAALGSRTQRMGVSKYSNRSLSEKIDGELPTEEEIALAHDLNGNKRLLFPGQTLGWDERNQLKKFQRTSHLGSANDSEIYVYDDRGQRRRKIGSVATGQLRNRSETRYLDTLEIRSGLDEEIDVVSAAAGLCDIRMVQRVDQRNGQDIIYCRYSLIDLVGSNCIELDDDGAIISEEVFYSYGCTAWWAGSDRVKANSKTMRYSGKELDSTGLYYYGFRYYMPWWCQWLSPDPDGVADGLNLYRMVANNPVTFFDDQGLQLVSVNEDSQDYAKLVATFESGDILFGLREPRDFALKALNRAGFKEFSWEVSWNRKLGKFSVEKKRNVLKQNDLTDAAFGPTVTAGVYNTNDQIKAELIDFHRGIAYKKFAMTNRYFQKDEKGVGNFFQINVPMWRRSSKAGLEFQIFQRNKQVLFAIDGLMETLDDIVSKKPDAGTSVTASEIRYLYRRRGTPEVQKNARFFLANREVPQSEFFNLPAWQRYHPKKTYRTVSVPRRVILSH
- a CDS encoding glycine betaine ABC transporter substrate-binding protein gives rise to the protein MKMRRLLGAGAALVLAISSTLASAENKTLSIGYVDGWSDSVATTHVAAEVIQQKLGYDVKLQAVATGIMWQGVATGKLDAMLSAWLPVTHGDYWTKNKDQVVDYGPNFKDAKIGLIVPEYVKAKSIEDLKTDDSFKKRIVGIDAGSGVMLKTEQAIKDYDLTGYQLKASSGAGMIAELTRAEKKNESIAVTGWVPHWMFAKWKLRFLEDPKGIYGAAETVNSIGSKELEAKAPEVVAFLKKFQWASKDEIGEVMLAIQEGAKPDAAAKDWVAKHPDRVKEWTGK